The nucleotide sequence cgaataaaaattgatttttttctcctcgTCTAAATCACGAACGTTTCTGTAATAGAAAAAGTCATCAATTCAGACTTGGTTGATGCGAGGATGAAATCGTATATGTTCGGAGACTGAAGTAGCAACCCCTTCGGCTTTTGCCGCCTCGGTGTTCCTGGGAATGTCTACTGCGGGAGCTCGTCTACCGCACGAAAATGGTATTCTACACCTAACGCGGAGACTCTCAACCCCGTCCTGGACGAGAGAggtctctgtttctctctctttctctccccctctctctcggAGAGACGATCCGAGATCTCTCGTTCGGATTACAAATCCTCAGTCGTCCGTATCGATCGATCTCCAAATTGTCCGAGGGTGTCGCGCGACCCCCACGGGTTGAGATTCACCTGGATCTACATGTCTCTATCTAGTCTCGCGACAAGTGGCTGCATCGACATCGAGCGGCCGCGAATTCCACAAAGAACAAGTCGAGTAGGGAACGACGACGCTCGATTTCGGAATTTTTCTTCTCGTTTTCCCTTTGtctcctttattatttatcttccCCCCCGCGAGTTTATTCCTCCTCACCACTTCGCGTCCTGTCACTCGCGCATTAAGTGGTAATTCGCTACTCTCATTAGCAAAAACCGTAAATCTCGTATCGGCTACACGTATAAATTGTGCAAAAAATTTAGCATGATTAATCGTAGGCCTTTCTTGTCGGAAAAGGCacgcgtacatatatatgtatctcgcgtcgtatcttttttttttcttatcgtgTCTCCTCTCTGgtgtatgcatatgtatatatatatgtatacatattacataatgCGTAAGTCGTGTATACAAGTACATGTGTAGATATACCATCGACAAGAAAAATGGGGGAGCAGGCAGGGGGAAGGGCAGGGTAAGGTAGGGCGAAAGGGGTGTAAAGGGACAGGGAATATACATCGAGCACAATGATACCCACAACAGCAATCATAATAAATATCCCGTTTTAAGTACATGAAAAAGTCTCTCCTGCATGCTCTCGATATTGCTAAACTTCAATCATGCCAATCATCACCCTTACGCGAATATTTTCGCCTGActctattttcttcttctttttctctctctctatatctccctctttgatattttttgtggCAGAATTGCAGCAACTGCAATTTCTGCCATCGCCCGAGCTGCCGCAAAAGCAATGAACCGTTTGTCGGTCGTTGAGTcatgattgataaataaatataaaaagagcagcaagataaaaattatataagacgTAACATCGTCTTGTGGAATCGAAATGAACTTGCAAGTAGGACTTTGtgataaaagattaaaatgaaACCGCTTCTAggaaatgtatgtaataagcATTAACTTATTAGTTATTACATACAACTATAACGCGCTTGTGACGTTCAGCGTTTGTATATTCGATGAGTCATctcatatatttatcaaaaaatgttacgTGTTTCAAGCGTTTACTCAGATTATTTGGCGTTTCGCAGATTTCAACACTCTTTCAAAAAGCACGGAACAAATCGCTTCGAAGTGTCGAACAAATCGATGGATCCCGAAGAATGAAAGAAGACAGTCATTCCGATCCAATGAGACAGCTTATTGATAAGCGATATTGCTGGAATCCTTTAGCCTTTAGAACGATTCACGATGAAGTCCACATGTTATGTAATCTCGACTTTTGTCCCGGGATCGTGAAACATCGTCGAGCATGTACAAACGCCTCCTTCGGTACGATGGCAATCGTCGTCGCAAAGCAAGACACACAAAACTGTGGattatggttttttttttctcagacattttatcagaatttattatttcgtgtaaacgtttataataattataatttacaattacgaTGGGTTGATGATAAATACAAATAGAACAACGTAATTTGGGTCGGGGAGGAAAAGGGTGGAATAGAAGGAAGAAAAGGGGGAAGAGAAGGCGAAGAGAATAAATGGTTGGAGGAAAATAGGTAGCTGGCTGGATGGCAATGGCTTTCCGTATGTGAAGAAAAGAGCGGGAGCAGGATAACGAAGGACAAATCGTGTGAATTCATGTGACTGAATTTGTAGTGGAATGAAAAGACGTGTCGTCGTCGCTCTTCTCGCGATCGCTAACGTACGCACAAATTGCCCTCAAAAAGTATAGCTCGTGTTTTTTATTCGAGATAATAGATTTGAAAAAGGAGGAGGAGACTTGGATGGTAAAGAGGGTCGAAGAAATTCTTTACGTGCTAAGAAGCCGctgataatgatgatgaagATAAAGATGACgatgaagatgaagatgaagatAAAGATGATGATGATTATgacgataatgataatgatgatgatgctggatgatgatgatgatgatgaatgatgatgatgaatgatgatgatgataatgagGATAGCTCTCCCGACCGAGTAAAGTCACTGCCaggattattaaaaaaacatataacgtttattttagaaaattcatAATATCCAGAAAATGAAAAGAACACAAGATGTTAACGTTCGATTTGTTGAATTGGGTGGTGAGCGGCTGGGATAAGGATAAGTTAGATTGAAGAAAACATCCCTGAAGAGTAGAttcaagagaaagagacgaaagGAGGAACTATTGTACtcggaggagaaagaggactCGCGAGAGGTGGGGATGAAAAAAGAAGGATGTTATATCTGAGGACCCGCTGGCCGATGGCATCGTGATGGCCTGCGTATCTTACCACTTCTGattacacacgcacgcacatacacacacccAGTCTCGCCCAGCCAGCCCTCGTTGAACGAGGACTTTCCGGAAGAGATAGGCTCAGAGAGATGATATTTGTAGGCTGTAGCCTTCATCGTTCGACTCCTCGATCTTAAGTCTCTTAAATAGCAAAACTTCGAGGCAGAACGAAACGAAAGAACAAGATTTAAACGACAAGAAGCAAGCATAAGAATTTCCACGATCGTATTTGATCTCCAAGTCGCGTAAATATACTCTTATTTCACGTTACATCTCATTTCTTGTCATCTGTATCTTATCTTCATTTTATCCTGCCTCGACATTAAAAGACCTCGTCTGTAATGGACGCAAATCGCGAATTATTTCTGCCAGAGTACCGGCTTGATTTCCACGTCCCGCATCTACTACTGCGATAGAAACGAAACTGATATCGGCGATGAATTATAAACACGAGACTTCAATCGTACACGTATTCATTCTCGCTTTCATTTGAcggaaggaggaggaaggtGGATAGGAAGAGTCGCCATTCGAATGCTGTCACTGCTCATCGTCTCTTCGACACCGCGTCCGTCTCACTctcgtttttctctttctccccttcCTTCCTAGCAACCGAACGTTATTCCCGCGTGTTTCTTCCCTTCCCGGCGATTACGGACAATGTTGTTGCGACAAAGACACACCGATTATACATCGAGAAATATCAACGCGATAACAGGAAAACGTTTACCCATTCACGTGTAATTAGCGACTAACTTGCTGAGAACTGGCTGGCACCCATAGGCGATATTACATATGCGTGATacaatgtgtgtatgtgtgtatgtatgaatatatatatatgtgctgTCAGTACgcgcgtatatacatatacttaattatacatatatatacgagaAGAGCATACGAGGATGCATTTCAGCTCCTCGTTtcatatctctttttcttctcttcacGTCGGGATGTCGAACGCGAGCGGAGAGCGTGATTTTGGATAGTCTTAGACCTCCCGTTGGAATCTTGCGGTTTCCCCTCTAACATAGAATCTTTTCTGTTAACAATGATCGAAATACTTACATCGCGTTACAAACACGTGGTACACGTCGAAGTCCTAAATCGTCCgatataaattgttaacaCTCAATTCAAATACGTtgcgtaatttattattcgacaCATCGTCTCGGTCTTATATTCTAATCAATCAATCGTAATTGTATATGCAAATTCTTTTCCGTTACTTTCATCGATGTGTACACCTCGATCGAGGAACCAAGCGTTGCGAGCTTCCTCTTCCTCGAGGAAGCCTTGATACTCTACCTTACACGACGCTATCTTCGAGAAGCAATTGTAAATCGTGATTCGCAACACGTATATAACTTTCTCGCAAACTCTCGGAAATGAATATCGCAGGACGAAAGTAAATACGTGGCTATATATCTATTCGTGTGTATGTTGTGTGCGTATAACTCGTTCTCTCTCCATTCTTCTCGACCGCGCTACGAACTTGCTAAGAGTTacgtgatataaatatatttatatatctttgtgtatatattatataattgcgtATAGTataatagagaaagagagagagacgagcggTCGAATAGAAGAGCGAGAGGAAGTTGAAGGTCCAGAATATGCAATCTCTTAATAACGTGTCACACGTGTGTAATCTCTGCGCTCGACGACAATGGGAAAACGAGCGGCTCTTCAGATCCTCGTCCTCCTTCTTCCGCATTCCGTTTCATAATCGCACGAAACTTAGGGGAAAATATGTGCGAACGACCGCGACGACGACCAGAACGACGACGAGAAAcgtctcctctttctcttcgcgTTACAACACAATTGTGATAATACTTATATGCTACCAACGACCCTGATCGATTCAATCTTTTCTCTCCGTGGATAAATTACAGACAGATTGAAAAGTAGTAAGAGAAATCCAAGGAACTTAATCCCAAACTGTCGGACTGTCGCGACTTTCAGTAAAATCGCGAGGTTTCGGTCGTGGCGAAAGGAAAAGGGAGGAGAGTCCGCGTAGGAAGAGATATTGAATTGCATGCAAATCATATCATGTGCGCAATCATGGTGGTAATGttggagagagaggagaaaaaaataaaaaaaaaagatacagtGTTTGAAAAATCAAGTCACCACTGATGTTTGTTTTGGAACTTAATAACTTAATGTATTTGTTTTTACTCTCCTTTCTCCTCCTGCATTCTTCTCttcgtataataatattcgttACTTGCTAGACaatgtgaaatttaatttaaatgacaaCTGGATATAATGCAGTAGATTCATGCgtgcttttttttcatttcctcGTTCTCTTCGCTTCTTCTCGTACCTCCGCGCTGTTTCTTTTCTCGTTTTAACtttaatgtttttcttttttgagaTGGTAAGCAGCGAACAGATTTTGGGAGTAATAACAGTGGGTCGGTCGGTCCTCTGCATTCCATGTCTCGTCCCGATGTGATTTACCCTTTAATAGTACATCactttctcgttttctattcGCAAAAGTCAAATAATCTAGCGtttgctttcttttttctgcTATGTGCGTTATCGACAATGAGGTGCAtgcatgcacgcgcgcgcacgcacgcacgcgttcGCGCAATGATTTTCGCGTCAACGAGACAGGGTATGCAGGGGAgatgtgagtgtgtgtgtctCCTCCTGTCCTTTCCTCTATTCATCCACAATTCGCTCCTTCCTGTTCCTCCATACAAACGGGTCAATAATAAATGgattccttttttatttaagaaatttcgTGCGCGAGAGACCGAATGATCCACGCCCTACTCGATTGTCCTTCTCTCCTCGCCAATGATAGTCTTCTTGACTCGATGCTTCACGATCAACGTTCTTGCCTTTCCGTCTACTCCGAGTATCGACCGAGGTTCCAATTTCGAGTCTAAGTTCGATCTTTAAGATCCTTCTTGCCATCATTCGCGAACAGACACGATCGAGCATTAGTGAATAATTCGAAAGCTCTCGACGTTCGAATTTTTCAAACCGGATGTAGCAGCTGTGGCGGTGGCATTGGCAGCAGTGTGCGGTCATGtcaggaaaaagagaaagagaaagagatagagagagagaaagagagagaaaaagagagaaggatcAGTTTTTTGAAAAGGAGAGTGATTTAAGGAAAAGGGAGGTCTTTTCGAttggaaggaaggaaggaaagaaggAAACGAGGTACGCGAGGGACAAGAGGTCAGGTGGACATGGATGGATGGATCTGGGTGGATGGACATATGGGTGAGCACTTCAGGGGGACGGGGGGACGATAGAGAATAGGATGTTCTTATTAGGTTTAGAAAGGACTTAAGCTTAGGAAGGTTAGTTGTCGCCGCCCTCCTGTGGCTCGTCCCCGTCGCCCTGCGTGTCACTGGTCCACAGAGTGAGGTTGTCGCGCAGAAGCTGCATGATCAATGTGGAATCTTTGTAGCTGTCTTCATTAAGTGTGTCCAGCTCCGCGATCGCATCGTCGAACGCCTGCAAaagatttaattctttaagtCTCTTGAACTTTGCGATCCCATCGTCAAACGCCTGCAAAGTTATAAATGCGTCACAGATAcgtttttattctatatactatAATCTCAATGTTATCTTTTaacaaaagaataatttaatttccaaataaaataggaaaatAGCATTCTAAAATGTACatgtattttcaaataaagaaataagacTCATTCTATgagtacaattatataaattttgtcaaATATCCATAAAGTCATATCTATAATTACACAAGTCAAactattacttaattaatataaatagagaATACGATGCGGGATGGTTAGTGCGGTATCAGTGGAGAAGTATCTCAGTTTACTAATTACGTATTAGCAATTTGAAAGAGGATTAAATGGCACAACAttcacacaaaaatattaatgttagaattaaatcaaattaggGAATTTGGTCATTAGAGAATAGAtaggataaattaaattcacaCGGCAAGAACTGTCGATTTCATAGTAAGACTGTTGAAGTGCTGATTCCCTATGacttaaatatagaatataaaaaaatagaatataaaaaagataaatataaacattttaatgtttCTAATTATCTAATTCAACGAAGAAATGAGACTCGCGGTTCTTACTCTTTCTTTATTGCTCAAATTACGAAGAAAGACCGAGATTTTAGCAGGAGTGCTTTAATCAAAGTATGTAGCTCTAATTCTCGCCCGTGTTTCTTATCAGCAGTCTTATCACGTACCCAGTTCGACGGCGAACGCGTTAATGCATACAGAGGGTTTATATTAGAGAAAACTATCACGCAGTAGCTAAAGCACAAGCCCTCCACAAATCCTCCCTCTAACCTGCTTGGCTAAGTGACAGGCTCTAGCCGGGGAATTGataatttcgtaataaaaaaCGGAGAAGTTGAGGGCAAGGCCGAGCCTAATCGGGTGCGTAGGCTGCATTTTCGCCTTCGCAATGTCAAACGCCTCCTGGTACGCCTTCTGCGAATCCTCGACTACCGCTGCAAATGCAAATCAGCCTCTATTCAGATTACACCTTCCACGACCTCATTTTTGCGCCGTGATCAttgaagtaataataaattgtcgTTGTCGTCGGGAGAGGAGCGCGAGGAGAGGAAAGGCGAACGAAAGCTGAATAAAAGGAGGGAAAATGCAAGAGAATTTCAACGATTCGCCTCGCGTCTTGTCCTACAAAGACCGCACGCGCGTGGCCGTTTCACTCGGAACTGCGTCGGCCTTGAACGAGCCGTGTCCATAAATCGTCACCGATCTTCCACGATATGACCCCGCTGGGACGTGTATCTCCGTCATCTGAGTCATCGCGTATGAGTCAAATGAACAGTACGCCCGAcggtattattaaaaatttaaatacaggCGCTTTTTTCTGCATATCAGACAAGTTTACACGCGCTATTTGTAGGAATGTGTTTAAGCAAATTGGTCAACAGCTGTGCAATTATAGTTATCGAAAGAGCACTTAGTTATTAAAACTGCATCTCGATATTACATTTGACAATATTACACTATTATCggttgatattttttacaatatgtttgtgtatgtaatattactttttatctttttatctctggccaaatattttactttgcaAGTAAGTTATCACAGATTTTAACATCGTTGTCCGTTTAGAGATATAGTTGTGCCGTATCTCGGGACAATCGTTACGAGACCGATAACGCGTTTCGAAGTAGCAAACTAGAAGATGACGTCGACGATCTTTGTAGGACAGAAGTAGACAAGTTGATAGAACGAGTCGTTCGTGTAAGATAAACTTTTTTGTCACCACTGTGCACCGTCACCACCATCACCGTCATCGAGCTCTCTATCCCACGGAATCGCTAGAAAGATAAGGATTAGTTCCTCTGATCGTGTACCTGTTTGGCCAGTTGACAGGCCTTGTCTGGTGAATTGAGAATCTCGTAATAGAAGACAGAAAAGTTGAGGGCGAGACCTAGCCTGATCGGGTGGGTAGGCTGCATCTTTGACTTGCTGATTTCGAAGGCATCCTGGTATGCCTTCTGGCTGTCGTCTACCACGGCTGGATATTACGTGGATCATCAACATGTCTGTTTGTCTTGTTTTGCGTGAACTAACACGCTTCGTATCAAGTTGATTTGAGAGCTACTTAGAACTCAGAGGCACGTAACATGGATTTATCGCGTTTCGAGATGCCGTGAAAGAATTAACTTGGAATTAAACTTTTTCATTAACTTAAAAAGCtcttaatttctatattttttattaaaatttatagactaaccatttgtattatttatattatagattaactatttatattaGTTATCGATTTGCTCTATTTACGTTCTAAGCAGCTCGATTGCTTTTTAggcaatttatataaagaaaacagaTGAACAATCTATTTTCATCTAAATCTAAttcattttaacataaatatttgcaattccCTGAACTTTATATAAACTTCGTTTTGTATAAATCTCataaaaatgaaacttctttataattctaaaaaatataaattccgaTAAAcgtattcaattaatttaagaaacagAGTCTCTAAGTTCATCTTCAACGTCTaaggcccagtttcacaagtatcggttaacttttaacattagattaactcactcttcgtctctttctaagagggacgttagaaggagaaaaagaatgaattaatctaaggttaaaagttaaccgacacttgcgAAACTGGGCCTAATATTGTCAATACATGGcatcaaataattatacacataaaaacaaaagatataaaaaaatatttaaattaatagtttaataattaGTAGTTGATATTCTTCGTAGAGCCTCGTGACTCAAGTTTCACTCGCGAACGTCACAACCGACTTTCACTGTGACCGACTGAGACTACAACTGACTCTGTTTCCGATGCAAAAGTCCAGGGATCCGCCCATACATCAAAAGAAAGCATCTGTCGATGCAACTGCGTCGCAACACAAGTGCCACAAGTGTTCGATTTTGAGAGAAGTGTATCCCATCCATCGCGGGCACTTGCATAACTTAGACGCAGTTGCATCGATCACATCGAGGAGGCGATCGAAGCGAGAGGTAACGATTTTCGGAGCATTGATGTGGCAACGATAGATTTTGGACGGCATCTTTTACGTTACTATCGGACAAGAAGTCACGATTGTATCACTACAAAAGATGGTAATCGCGCGCtttcgcgtctctctctctctctctctctctctctctctctttctcgcttcgAGGTCTCCCCGGGGGATCGCAAAGTAACGCGAGGAAGATCGATACGTACTATTTCTGGTTTCACCAGTGGCGACTTCTGCGAGATACCTGTAGTAGTCACCCTTCATCTTGAGGTAGAATACTTTGCTCTCGGCATTGCTAGCCTTGGGGATCAGGTACTTATCCAGGAGTCCCTGTAAAAACGCAAATACAAAACAAATGAACAAACGCAGTTgctaagaaaaagaaaataaaattgatgtaaaatacaaatcaagttgacttttatttaatttcttgcgcTCCGAGtatcttgataattaataaaataaaaattaggaaCGTAGggtaacgaaaaaaattaaacaattttcgaaaaagacTAAATTGTGTTATCTCTCGCGTGTCTTGCTTGCTCCTTTAATCAAGCAACTCTCTTATCCGAATCACGCTGTTGTGATTAAATCGTGTTTCATAactgaattaatttaatgtgtGATTCACAACTCCATATAAAGAactatttcaaataaaaatctcaaactttacgcaattaattaaaataaaagaatatatctaatattattatacagttacattattatttaattatatatataaattgtcaataatatataataacacacatttgtatataatgttgaaattattttcaaaaatgaaTTACACAATAAAACATCACAATTTAGACTAATCGATTATTAATTGCCATCGGGCAATAAAGCATCAAACGTGGTCAAATTAATGTGGACAACAATGTGGAAATGATGCGCAATGCACCGGTCAATGACGAGTTCGTTTCACGCTACGCACATTCAGCCGTGTCTATGCTAATGACGTAACAGCAGTGTTGGCCGACCGACTTTACATATGCGAAACTCACGTGCAAACAGCGCGACGATATTTATTGCGTCTTAACGCAAACATAATGCACCGACCGTCGCGGTCGGGGCGGCGAGGGGAGGCAAAATTCGCCCCGATTGCTGTTACGTCACGTTAACTTGGCAACTTTCGACCCAACAGCAGCGAACAATACAACAccatgtatattaaaattgcgcATTATCTAAAGATCGCACAGATTTAATTTCCGAAATAGATTCCGTTCTTACTGTTGCGTTACCTCGTAAATGAGAGGTAAATGAACGCGCTGTGGGAGCCcaagtttctaatttaacTGCTCCCCGGTTATCTTATCGTCGTGCGAGACGAGTATCAAAAAGCAGCGTCGCCGCACAAATCGTCGCATTTCGATGCGCGAACCGTGCCGTCATAAATTATGCCGCATAATCACGTGAGCGCGCGACCCGCGTCGCAATGAAGgtagaggaaaaaaaaagaagacagCCGTGTCCGTACGTCATTGCCGtctcaacatttttctctctccctctctctgaCATCTCGAAATTCAACGAGAGACCGGTTAGAATTACTCCCGAagtcttctctttttttattcctccacgtttattaattttaatcaagcGCGGATTTTACGAGTGACAAAATCGGAATTgtaaattatcgaaatatatgCGTTTCTTCGGAAGCTCAATAGAGAACCACGTTGTTGGTAAAAtcgattaaattcttattcttaGGCCGATCGTTTCACTCTCCGTATATCATTTCGAATCTTCTTATATTAAATCGCATTTTTTGCACATCTCTTATTATCCTATTTCTTGCCGCGACTTTccgatttatttctaaagCCGTTTTGTCTCGCGACAACTTATTTGAGATGAACGACTGGCTTTCACGCGTTCTCTCCTCCGCATCGAGTTAGAAATAACTCGGTTTTATTAAACCGCAGCGCGCGAAACCGACGGTGGCCACGTCAAGGTGCAATACAATAGTGCCACGCTTACGGTGACGTGTATAGGAGAGCGCGAGAAACAGGAACGACTCCGATCGCCCGGCGATTGCGTTTCAGCTGGAGCCTTGCTCCAGTTTCGTCGTTTGACGCGCGCGTCTCCCGACCGCGCGTCTCCTCGAATCTGACCCCTTTCCCTCGTCATTCTGCGCGCGTTGCAATTAGCAAGCGCTTGTCTTGGAGCAATCACCCTCTGCGCGTCCTCAAAATTAACGGATAACTAAAAtgctatttaattaaaagaaataattacaagatatCTGTTGATCCATCGTTCGAAGGAACGGTAGCGATAACGTCGTAAACATATTTGCTTTCAAACATCCGATTATTCATATCGCTCAATTAACAAACACatgtaaatgtttttttttcctaatttatgatatttgaatcacaaattatttctggcaaaaaatacatttaagaTCTAAATCGGCGCAAATTACATAATGAGAGACAAATGcggtatttattataaacaccGAAATAAGACTTAATTTGGTACTTTTTTCTCTGCATAAAGAAAACAGCCTCGAACGAATTTAATTCCTTTGAAGAAAGGGCCTCTATTACGAAGCGGAACGTGCCGTTTCCGGTAGCCCGAGGTACGTTCGTCTGAACAGGCGTGCCCGCTTCCTCTTCCGTTTCCGCTTATTTCCGGATACTGGAAAAATATCACCCACGTAACGAGAACGGAGATCGAATGGAATCCCGAGGCGCACGTCGCAAAAAACATCGAGTAGATTATAAATTCGCCGAGTTTGATGAGTTTCGCGAGACTTTCGAGCGACGAGAAGTTCGAAAGGTCACGCTTTAATATCTCGCCGTTGAGTCTCTATACGAATAAAAAGCGTCACAAGTAACAGATCTTGAGGgaaagatattaaagaaattgaacAGTTCCTGAATTATTAtccagataaaaaataaataagttttttatgactaaagattaaaatattaatcaaagaaACTAATTAAAGCTATTTTCTAACATCCAAGATACTTCATATCGTTCGTAAATAACTTGCGAATAGCTAATTGAATAAGGAACAATTATCTCAGTGTTGAAAATTACGTGACGATACGCGGATTATTTTacgcggaaaaaaaaaacaagagatTTCGTCGTTTTTACGGGAGGAATACAGGCGTAAAAATCGCGGAGGCGAGTAGAAACTCGTAATTGACCCGTGTGAAATCCAATCCGGAAGATGGTCTTCATCCTTCAGAGATCCCGAGCAagaaaatgtgtgtgtgtgtgtgtgtgtgtggaagGTTGTCAACCAAGAATCGTAAGACGATCCAGGCGCGGAAGAGAAACGGCGGGTATTGCTCGCAAACGAGTTTCGAGGCTCGAGGGCGAAAGCACCCCGGGTAAAACAATCCATCTCGTGTCTCGGCGTTGACACTTTATTATACGGGACGCCACCGAATTAATCCCTTTATCATCTTAGCGGAAATCATCTTAGCCGCGTCATCGTTTAAATCGACGAGTGAAAATATATAAGCAACAAAAAACCTCTTTCCAATTAACTTTAACAGAATTCATTCAAacggaaatttaatttcaggtttaattactaaaaatgatgaaaaataaagtcCCCTTCATTATTTTAGCGACATTTTCTACGAACAAAACAGAAAAGTTGGACATTCTATATACAATCTCGTGTTAATCCAACGCTGGGAAATTTCAACGTACAAATTACAACGCGAATTTCAGCGAATAGAAAATATTGTGACGGTTACCCGTTTGCAAAATAGATTAACCAAAGAGAGTTGCAAACGCTTTACTACAATTGCTTTCtacaagtaaaattaattttgttgttaCTTGGAATTAATTAACACTCCTCCAAGAGAGAAGTCTAACAGGGCTGGAAATTCGCGTCAATGCTTTCGACGAAAACGTGCTATGCTAATGACTTCCCGGTGCATAAAGCGAGTATATTTCCTCGTTTCGTTATCGCGTCGCTAGACGACGACGCAGCATAACGAATTACTAACGAATACACGGCACTGCAGTCAAATGCGTTTCGGACAAAGTTAACGCTTCCGATTCCTTTTCTACGAAGAAGCTACTTTGTTAGAAAGTAGAGACCTTCT is from Temnothorax longispinosus isolate EJ_2023e chromosome 10, Tlon_JGU_v1, whole genome shotgun sequence and encodes:
- the 14-3-3zeta gene encoding 14-3-3 protein zeta isoform X2, which translates into the protein MSVDKEELVQRAKLAEQAERYDDMASAMKAVTETGVELSNEERNLLSVAYKNVVGARRSSWRVISSIEQKTEGSERKQQMAKEYREKVEKELREICYDVLGLLDKYLIPKASNAESKVFYLKMKGDYYRYLAEVATGETRNTVVEDSQKAYQEAFDIAKAKMQPTHPIRLGLALNFSVFYYEIINSPARACHLAKQAFDDAIAELDTLNEDSYKDSTLIMQLLRDNLTLWTSDTQGDGDEPQEGGDN
- the 14-3-3zeta gene encoding 14-3-3 protein zeta isoform X1, with translation MSVDKEELVQRAKLAEQAERYDDMASAMKAVTETGVELSNEERNLLSVAYKNVVGARRSSWRVISSIEQKTEGSERKQQMAKEYREKVEKELREICYDVLGLLDKYLIPKASNAESKVFYLKMKGDYYRYLAEVATGETRNTVVDDSQKAYQDAFEISKSKMQPTHPIRLGLALNFSVFYYEILNSPDKACQLAKQAFDDAIAELDTLNEDSYKDSTLIMQLLRDNLTLWTSDTQGDGDEPQEGGDN